The proteins below are encoded in one region of Oryzias melastigma strain HK-1 linkage group LG7, ASM292280v2, whole genome shotgun sequence:
- the zmynd12 gene encoding zinc finger MYND domain-containing protein 12, whose product MGDKSSVWGQTCRIIPLAFPKGQEKVCELCQSPARLQCATCRVTFYCHAEHQRTDWVGIHERICKLLVPVRTCMPNNTKEIQLKKMELIKISTLVAQSKLFQGKHQEALPAAHLCSRYTEDVHGPQSVQQVPAFLLLAEANIGLGNLALAAELLSQAEWVLLKTPEHSNSLTQQLNRNFGRLHAATGNLEDARFNFANDIFFATVEFGMNSTVTACSLFLMADVFAKMKKMSITRSMYQEVARIWCDHLTKLLEIYKKNIPNPAMLSESFHDKSKRAEGERMLGAILEFLQKDVSKDLTQIALVTYSLAVLRLLDGDSHKALEFGSAALQASQQILKRDLTDAIQGLLQLLQTNPEPPSD is encoded by the exons ATGGGGGACAAATCTTCAGTTTGGGGGCAAACTTGCAGGATAATTCCTCTGGCTTTTCCCAAAGGACAGGAAAAAGTCTGTGAACTCTGTCAGAGTCCTGCTCGCCTCCAGTGCGCCACGTGCCGAGTCACCTTTTACTG TCATGCTGAGCATCAGCGGACCGACTGGGTGGGGATCCATGAAAGAATCTGCAAACTGCTTGTTCCCGTCCGCACATGCATGCCAAACAACACGAAAGAAATTCAGCTCAAAAAG ATGGAGTTGATAAAGATTTCCACACTGGTGGCACAAAGCAAGCTTTTTCAGGGCAAACACCAGGAGGCTTTGCCCGCTGCCCATTTGTGCTCACGATACACAGAGGATGTCCACGGCCCACAGTCTGTCCAGCAGGTTCCTGCTTTTCTGCTTCTTGCCGAGGCAAACATAG GTCTGGGTAATCTGGCACTTGCAGCAGAGCTCCTGTCCCAGGCAGAGTGGGTGTTGCTGAAGACTCCTGAACACAGTAACTCGCTTACCCAGCAGCTGAACAGGAACTTTGGCCGCCTTCATGCTGCAACTGGAAACTTGGAAGATGCTCGGTTCAACTTTGCAAATGAC attttcttTGCCACCGTGGAGTTTGGCATGAACAGCACAGTCACTGCTTGCAGCCTGTTTCTCATGGCTGATGTTTTCgccaaaatgaagaaaatgtccATCACTCGTTCCATGTATCAGGAG GTGGCACGCATTTGGTGCGACCATCTGACAAAACTACTGGAAATCTACAAGAAAAACATTCCAAATCCTGCCATGTTGTCAGAGTCCTTCCACG ATAAATCCAAGCGAGCTGAAGGGGAGCGGATGTTAGGAGCCATACTGGAGTTTTTGCAGAAGGACGTCAGTAAAGATTTAACCCAGATTGCTCTGGTGACCTACAGTCTGGCTGTCCTGCGGCTCCTGGACGGAGACTCCCACAAG GCTCTGGAGTTTGGCAGCGCGGCCCTGCAGGCCAGCCAGCAGATATTAAAGCGTGACCTGACAGACGCCATCCAGggtctcctgcagctgctgcagacaaaCCCGGAACCTCCATCGGACTAG